The following proteins are encoded in a genomic region of Poecilia reticulata strain Guanapo linkage group LG11, Guppy_female_1.0+MT, whole genome shotgun sequence:
- the LOC103472212 gene encoding proline-rich protein 15-like, whose protein sequence is MTEKVPWWKVFIPKKKSADPYGLGPDFNPFSQQPDKLKDLSSSSKTATDQTVPAQGSSFLSDETFDDSKLESVFNEQTCRRNMKVSRSGRFKEKRRPRSTLPIEEKGREAAAAGREDKR, encoded by the coding sequence ATGACAGAGAAGGTCCCATGGTGGAAGGTGTTCATCCCAAAGAAGAAGAGTGCGGATCCTTACGGCTTGGGCCCAGACTTCAACCCTTTCTCCCAGCAACCGGACAAGCTGAAAGACCTGTCTTCTTCGTCCAAGACCGCCACCGACCAGACCGTCCCCGCGCAGGGCTCCAGCTTCCTCAGCGACGAAACCTTCGACGACTCCAAGCTGGAATCGGTGTTCAACGAGCAGACGTGCCGCAGGAACATGAAGGTTTCCCGCTCGGGTCGGTTCAAGGAGAAGAGGAGGCCGCGATCGACCCTGCCCATCGAGGAGAAGGGGAGGGAAGCCGCAGCGGCAGGGAGGGAGGACAAACGGTGA
- the oxnad1 gene encoding oxidoreductase NAD-binding domain-containing protein 1 isoform X2 — MSAPCGLICTTARRFTRQSPAAAPLCRLLLGPGSSNRRNMSSKKQTDHLERTASNYRQNALYPAQVCGIVTESETVKRLRIAVHPDFSFKAGQWVDFYIPGVEKVGGFSMCSSPGLLQREGVVELAIKYAKHPPAHWVHTVCTVGSRVAMRVGGDFYFDPLPSGPAVDLLLVAGGVGINPLYSILLHTSDLLRLNQSSAGRRFNIGSAHLCYSAKNTEELLFKSSIIEKCGEFPNNFTCNFHVTQQRAGVEPHLQPFVKSGRITAEELQANVDPQRTLCYLCGPPPMIEAVSKTLMDVGLSKDRILFEKWW, encoded by the exons ATGAGCGCCCCCTGCGGGTTAATTTGCACCACTGCTCGACGCTTCACCCGGCagagtcctgctgctgctccgctGTGCAGGCTGCTGCTGGGCCCCGGATCCTCAAACAG AAGAAATATGTCCTCCAAAAAACAAACGGACCACTTAGAGAGGACAGCGAGCAACTACAGACAAAAT GCGCTGTATCCCGCCCAAGTCTGTGGAATTGTGACCGAATCGGAAACAGTAAAAAGGCTGAGGATAGCCGTGCACCCAGACTTCAGCTTCAAAGCAGGACAGTG GGTGGATTTCTACATCCCTGGTGTGGAGAAGGTGGGAGGTTTCTCCATGTGCTCCAGCCCGGGTCTGTTGCAGAGGGAGGGTGTGGTCGAACTGGCTATCAAGTACGCCAAACATCCCCCGGCACACTGGGTCCACACTGTG TGTACAGTGGGCTCCCGTGTGGCAATGCGTGTCGGCGGGGACTTCTACTTCGACCCGCTGCCCTCGGGTCCAGCTGTGGATTTGCTTCTGGTTGCCGGCGGCGTCGGGATCAATCCGCTGTACTCTATCCTGCTGCACACCTCGGATCTGCTGCGCCTCAACCAGTCCTCCGCTGGTCGGCGCTTCAACATCGGTTCTGCTCACCTCTGCTACAGCGCCAAGAACACCGAGGAACTGCTCTTCAAG AGCTCCATCATTGAGAAATGTGGGGAGTTTCCCAACAACTTCACCTGCAACTTTCACGTCACGCAACAGAGGGCAGGAGTCGAGCCGCACCTTCAGCCATTCGTCAAAA gtgggagaatcacAGCGGAGGAGTTGCAGGCGAACGTGGACCCACAAAGGACTTTGTGTTACTTATGCGGACCGCCGCCAATGATAGAGGCGGTTTCAAAAACCCTCATGGACGTCGGCCTCTCAAAGGACAGGATCCTGTTTGAGAAGTGGTGGTAG
- the oxnad1 gene encoding oxidoreductase NAD-binding domain-containing protein 1 isoform X1: MLSVLTGSRVAMSAPCGLICTTARRFTRQSPAAAPLCRLLLGPGSSNRRNMSSKKQTDHLERTASNYRQNALYPAQVCGIVTESETVKRLRIAVHPDFSFKAGQWVDFYIPGVEKVGGFSMCSSPGLLQREGVVELAIKYAKHPPAHWVHTVCTVGSRVAMRVGGDFYFDPLPSGPAVDLLLVAGGVGINPLYSILLHTSDLLRLNQSSAGRRFNIGSAHLCYSAKNTEELLFKSSIIEKCGEFPNNFTCNFHVTQQRAGVEPHLQPFVKSGRITAEELQANVDPQRTLCYLCGPPPMIEAVSKTLMDVGLSKDRILFEKWW, translated from the exons ATGTTGTCTGTTCTGACAGGAAGCCGGGTAGCGATGAGCGCCCCCTGCGGGTTAATTTGCACCACTGCTCGACGCTTCACCCGGCagagtcctgctgctgctccgctGTGCAGGCTGCTGCTGGGCCCCGGATCCTCAAACAG AAGAAATATGTCCTCCAAAAAACAAACGGACCACTTAGAGAGGACAGCGAGCAACTACAGACAAAAT GCGCTGTATCCCGCCCAAGTCTGTGGAATTGTGACCGAATCGGAAACAGTAAAAAGGCTGAGGATAGCCGTGCACCCAGACTTCAGCTTCAAAGCAGGACAGTG GGTGGATTTCTACATCCCTGGTGTGGAGAAGGTGGGAGGTTTCTCCATGTGCTCCAGCCCGGGTCTGTTGCAGAGGGAGGGTGTGGTCGAACTGGCTATCAAGTACGCCAAACATCCCCCGGCACACTGGGTCCACACTGTG TGTACAGTGGGCTCCCGTGTGGCAATGCGTGTCGGCGGGGACTTCTACTTCGACCCGCTGCCCTCGGGTCCAGCTGTGGATTTGCTTCTGGTTGCCGGCGGCGTCGGGATCAATCCGCTGTACTCTATCCTGCTGCACACCTCGGATCTGCTGCGCCTCAACCAGTCCTCCGCTGGTCGGCGCTTCAACATCGGTTCTGCTCACCTCTGCTACAGCGCCAAGAACACCGAGGAACTGCTCTTCAAG AGCTCCATCATTGAGAAATGTGGGGAGTTTCCCAACAACTTCACCTGCAACTTTCACGTCACGCAACAGAGGGCAGGAGTCGAGCCGCACCTTCAGCCATTCGTCAAAA gtgggagaatcacAGCGGAGGAGTTGCAGGCGAACGTGGACCCACAAAGGACTTTGTGTTACTTATGCGGACCGCCGCCAATGATAGAGGCGGTTTCAAAAACCCTCATGGACGTCGGCCTCTCAAAGGACAGGATCCTGTTTGAGAAGTGGTGGTAG